One bacterium DNA segment encodes these proteins:
- a CDS encoding class I SAM-dependent rRNA methyltransferase, with product MNRIKLKEGKDKKIRNNYLWIFRDDIATLFRDREAIDDGSVVEIYDSENKFLAVGSYNSKSHIVTRVWSKQNVTIDRGFFYHRIKKALEFRQSLKIDSNAQRLIHSEADYLPGLMVDQFGEYLVLQIRSLGMEKFKSDIIDILRELLHPKGIYERSDMESRQEEGLEPVSGVLHGEVPEFIDIRENDLQFRVDMAKGHKTGFYLDQRDNRAYVQQLIKPNQRTLDLFSYSGGFAIALAHAGASVTAIDSDPDAVAMAIENAKLNNVEKKCEFIAQDVFQFLDQQGDLQKASPDKVRKFDLIVIDPPAIAKRKEGMDKLKWAYWKLLLGTIKLLNPGGHIVLSSCAYHMDVDRMLEAARFATADLGVRFRVHSVTYQPPDHPWVLQIPETLYLKTVYFQLM from the coding sequence ATGAATCGAATTAAACTCAAAGAAGGCAAGGATAAAAAAATCCGGAATAATTATCTTTGGATTTTCCGGGATGATATTGCCACCCTGTTCAGGGATCGCGAGGCCATCGACGACGGTTCCGTTGTAGAAATTTATGACTCTGAAAATAAATTTCTGGCCGTCGGTTCATACAATTCAAAATCGCATATTGTGACGCGGGTGTGGTCTAAACAAAACGTCACGATTGACCGCGGTTTTTTTTACCACCGGATTAAAAAAGCGTTGGAATTCCGGCAATCTTTAAAAATCGATTCCAACGCACAACGGCTCATTCATTCGGAAGCCGACTATTTACCCGGACTCATGGTGGACCAATTCGGAGAATATTTAGTTTTGCAGATCCGTTCTCTTGGAATGGAAAAATTCAAATCGGATATTATCGATATTCTGAGAGAATTACTCCATCCTAAAGGAATTTACGAGCGGAGTGATATGGAATCGCGACAGGAGGAAGGCCTTGAACCCGTTTCGGGGGTTTTACACGGAGAAGTGCCGGAATTCATCGATATCCGTGAAAATGATTTACAATTCCGCGTCGATATGGCCAAAGGCCATAAAACCGGTTTCTATCTCGACCAGCGGGATAACCGCGCCTACGTGCAGCAACTTATTAAACCCAATCAACGTACGCTTGATTTATTTTCGTATTCCGGCGGATTTGCGATCGCGTTGGCACACGCCGGCGCTTCCGTAACGGCTATCGATTCCGATCCTGATGCGGTCGCCATGGCTATAGAAAATGCCAAATTGAACAACGTTGAAAAAAAATGCGAATTCATCGCGCAGGATGTCTTTCAGTTTTTGGATCAACAAGGCGACTTGCAAAAAGCGTCACCGGACAAAGTTCGTAAATTTGATCTTATTGTGATCGATCCGCCCGCGATCGCCAAACGTAAAGAAGGCATGGATAAACTAAAATGGGCTTATTGGAAATTATTACTCGGTACAATTAAATTATTAAATCCCGGCGGACATATCGTGCTCTCGTCATGCGCGTACCACATGGACGTAGACCGGATGCTGGAAGCGGCCCGGTTCGCGACGGCGGATCTGGGCGTACGTTTTCGCGTTCATTCCGTTACGTATCAGCCGCCGGATCATCCGTGGGTTTTGCAAATTCCGGAAACGTTGTATCTC
- a CDS encoding rhomboid family intramembrane serine protease encodes MIPLRDTIPSATFPIVTIVLIAANALIFFYQLFLGPELNAFVQVFGIIPAKYFWLADFKPGDWGDRFMPLLSSMFLHGGWMHVIGNMWYLWIFGDNVEDRMGHGRFFVFYIFCGVAAGLTHIYLNSASRIPTIGASGAVAGVMGAYLFLFPRSRVVTLLPIFIFIQIIEIPAFFFLAFWFLLQFFQGTASIMAGETLGGVAWWAHFGGFVVGAILSLFFRKPRTERIEVFEKDGIDELE; translated from the coding sequence ATGATTCCACTTCGAGATACGATACCGTCGGCCACGTTTCCGATTGTAACGATTGTCCTGATTGCAGCGAATGCATTGATATTTTTTTATCAGTTGTTTTTAGGGCCGGAACTGAATGCATTCGTTCAAGTATTTGGAATTATTCCGGCCAAATATTTTTGGTTGGCCGATTTTAAACCGGGCGATTGGGGCGACCGGTTCATGCCGTTGTTGTCGTCGATGTTTTTGCACGGCGGATGGATGCACGTGATCGGCAACATGTGGTATTTGTGGATTTTCGGCGACAATGTCGAAGATCGAATGGGGCACGGCCGTTTTTTTGTATTTTATATTTTTTGCGGCGTAGCGGCCGGACTGACGCATATTTATCTTAATTCGGCTTCACGAATACCAACGATCGGTGCAAGCGGCGCCGTGGCCGGCGTTATGGGCGCGTACTTATTTTTATTTCCACGATCACGTGTCGTGACGTTATTACCGATATTTATTTTTATACAAATTATTGAAATTCCGGCTTTTTTCTTTCTGGCATTTTGGTTTTTATTACAATTTTTTCAAGGCACCGCGTCGATCATGGCCGGAGAAACATTGGGCGGCGTGGCGTGGTGGGCGCATTTTGGCGGATTTGTAGTGGGCGCGATTCTGTCGTTGTTTTTTAGAAAACCACGCACGGAACGAATCGAAGTTTTTGAAAAAGACGGAATCGATGAGTTGGAGTAA